The Mercurialis annua linkage group LG8, ddMerAnnu1.2, whole genome shotgun sequence genome window below encodes:
- the LOC126659819 gene encoding beta-amyrin 16-alpha-hydroxylase CYP87D16-like, producing MNMWLMSISVFAFAIILSYVAHWIFRWRNPACNGRLPPGSMGFPLIGETIQFFIPSKSLDMPRFVKSRIKKYGSIFKTSLAGRPLVVSSDDDFNHFILQQEGKLVELWYLDSYSELLGQNDPFKDGINFGHIYKTFKRLITEHFGPERLKEYILPQLEGVVDDYLQAWSEQGSVDLRHCCRRVILDFTSKLLFTYDTEKNGESLNNTFMNFTKGLLSFPVNIPGTTFHKCLESKNNILKMIKETLEKRKAFPETRKGDFLDSLIQQMEADKLFTDDLVSYLIFALLLATSETLPTSLTLAIKLLSEHPLVMEELLKENEEIIRSRENKESAGLTWKEYKSMTFTTNVINEVLRMSGSAGMFRRTLADIYINGYTIPKGWTILIVPASIHFNPNNYKDPTAFNPWRWKDLGSDEVSKSYIPFGRGMRPCGGSDYSKVFIAVFIHVILTKYRYSTVKTGEIVRTPMLQFGNGHFIKVSKKQEMNEEGN from the exons ATGAACATGTGGCTGATGAGTATCTCTGTATTTGCATTTgcaataatattatcatacgTTGCTCATTGGATTTTCAGGTGGCGGAATCCTGCTTGTAATGGAAGACTTCCTCCTGGCTCCATGGGTTTTCCGCTCATCGGAGAAACTATTCAGTTCTTTATTCCAAGCAAGTCGCTCGACATGCCTCGTTTTGTGAAGAGCAGGATCAAAAA ATACGgatcaatatttaaaacaagCTTGGCGGGACGACCCTTAGTTGTATCATCAGACGATGATTTCAATCATTTTATTCTTCAACAAGAAGGAAAATTGGTAGAATTATGGTATTTGGATAGTTATTCGGAGCTTCTTGGCCAAAATGATCCTTTCAAAGACGGTATTAATTTCGGACACATCTATAAGACTTTCAAGAGATTGATTACGGAACATTTTGGTCCTGAAAGACTTAAAGAATACATTCTTCCTCAATTGGAAGGCGTGGTTGACGACTACTTGCAAGCATGGTCGGAGCAGGGCTCTGTCGACTTAAGACATTGTTGTCGCAGG GTGATATTGGATTTCACTTCAAAGTTGTTATTTACCTATGATACGGAAAAAAACGGGGAGAGTCTAAACAATACATTTATGAACTTTACAAAAGGGTTACTTTCTTTTCCTGTGAACATTCCAGGAACAACATTTCACAAGTGTTTGGAG AGTAAGAACAATATACTGAAGATGATAAAGGAAACATTGGAGAAGCGAAAAGCTTTTCCTGAAACAAGGAAAGGGGATTTTCTTGATAGTCTGATACAGCAAATGGAAGCTGATAAGTTATTTACAGATGATCTTGTTAGTTATCTTATCTTTGCACTTCTACTTGCTACGTCTGAGACACTTCCGACATCTCTAACTTTGGCCATTAAGCTATTGTCCGAACATCCTCTGGTCATGGAAGAATTACTG AAAGAAAACGAAGAGATTATCCGAAGCAGAGAAAACAAAGAAAGTGCAGGTTTGACATGGAAGGAATACAAATCCATGACTTTTACAACGAAC GTTATTAATGAAGTACTTCGGATGAGTGGTTCGGCTGGAATGTTTAGAAGAACACTGGCCGATATTTATATAAACG GATATACGATTCCAAAAGGGTGGACAATCCTGATAGTTCCTGCTTCTATTCACTTTAACCCAAATAACTATAAAGATCCTACTGCTTTCAATCCATGGCGATGGAAG GATTTGGGATCAGACGAAGTGTCCAAAAGTTATATCCCATTTGGTCGGGGAATGAGACCCTGCGGCGGATCAGATTATTCGAAAGTGTTTATTGCAGTGTTTATCCATGTTATCCTGACTAAGTACAGATATAGCACTGTGAAGACGGGAGAAATTGTAAGAACTCCAATGTTACAGTTTGGCAATGGACATTTCATTAAGGTGTCAAAGAAGCAAGAAATGAATGAGGAGGgcaattaa